The genome window TCGCGGTCTGGCAGCGTTGGATGCGCATCCCAATATCGAGGTGCGTCTGTTTAACCCCTTTGCGCGGCGTGATTGGCGTTTTTTTGATGGGGTGACTGACTACCCTCGAGTGAATCGACGGATGCATAACAAGTCCTTCACTGTGGACAATCAGGTCACTCTGATTGGTGGGCGTAACATGGCGAGTGAGTATTTTGGCGCGAATCCAGCGGAAGATTTTGGTGATTTAGATGTGGCGGGCGTGGGGCCTGTTGTAGGCGAAGTTTCCTCGATGTTTGATGCCTATTGGAATAATCGTTCAGCGGTTCCAATTGCGGGGTTTACTGAAGTTGCTGAGGATCCTGATGCTGCGTTACTGGTATTACGTGAGCGGATCGAGGAGTCCTATCAGGAGTTATTGCAGAGTCCGTATGTGGAGGCATTAGCACCAAAGATCACGGAGATCTTTGGTGCGGATGGTCATGGTTTTACGTGGGCGCCGTCTCGTCTCGTTTACGATTCTCCAGATAAGGCGCAGAAGCGTTTGGCAAAGGAGTCCGAGCTGATTCTGACTTCGTTGGCCGAGTCGATTGAGACGGCTGAAGATCATTTGGTGCTGATTTCGCCTTACTTTGTGCCGACGAAGCCTGGTGTAGCGCGGTTGATCGAGATTCAAGAGCGCGGCGTGGAAGTGATCGTCGTGACGAACTCCTTGGCTGCGAATAATCAACCCATCGTGCATGGCGGGTATGCGAAGTCGCGCAAGGCCTTGTTGCGGGCAGGAGTTCAGCTCTATGAGGTGAGCGCCGATGCAACTTCTGGCGTGGAGGCGGCGGTGCCTATCGGCGCGAAGAAGGGGACGTTGCATGCGAAGGCTTTTGTGGTGGATCGCAAAGAGTTGTTTATCGGATCCTTCAACTTTGATCCACGGTCTGCTTATATTAATACTGAGCTCGGTGTGATTATTGAATCGCCTGAAATGGCGGGACATGTGCTCTCGTTGCTTGAGGAGAAAGGGCCAGAGAATACCTATGAGGTGTATTTGGATGCAAAGGAGCGCCTTCGCTGGAAGCGACTCGAGGCAGGTGAATGGGTCGTTTACGATAAAGAGCCCAATACTGGTTTCTGGAAGCGCTTGACCGCGCGTGTGATGGGTTGGTTGCCGATTGAGAGTCAGTTGTAGAAGCGGCATCCTGCCGCTTTTTCTCAAGAAGCAAGCGGCTGGAAGCCGCTTCTACTGTGATATCTACACAAAAAAGCCCGACGGTCGAAACCGTCGGGCTTTGTATTAAATCTTACGATTCGGACTACTTGAGTGTGCCGGCGTAGATC of Lentimonas sp. CC4 contains these proteins:
- a CDS encoding phospholipase D family protein codes for the protein MFQKSILQRATLWLSIFTLLLLCSCASVDFDTPKAESFALSDTQDTSLGQSALRMQSQHPAESGFYLLIDGIDSLATRIILAERAERSIDTQYYLISNDMVGYAFVHVLLRAADRGVRVRLLLDDIQTKGYDRGLAALDAHPNIEVRLFNPFARRDWRFFDGVTDYPRVNRRMHNKSFTVDNQVTLIGGRNMASEYFGANPAEDFGDLDVAGVGPVVGEVSSMFDAYWNNRSAVPIAGFTEVAEDPDAALLVLRERIEESYQELLQSPYVEALAPKITEIFGADGHGFTWAPSRLVYDSPDKAQKRLAKESELILTSLAESIETAEDHLVLISPYFVPTKPGVARLIEIQERGVEVIVVTNSLAANNQPIVHGGYAKSRKALLRAGVQLYEVSADATSGVEAAVPIGAKKGTLHAKAFVVDRKELFIGSFNFDPRSAYINTELGVIIESPEMAGHVLSLLEEKGPENTYEVYLDAKERLRWKRLEAGEWVVYDKEPNTGFWKRLTARVMGWLPIESQL